atgaacagccctagtgATAATAACTAGAATGAAACAAAAATGGGAAAGTCGACAGAGTTTTCATTCGTTTCTAAAACGGGTACGCGGATGAAACCTTTGCCGTTGATCAGATAATGACATGGATAACATAAAGTAAACAACAGACTGTTACagcataaaataaaatataagaagtCCAGCTATTAGGCCAAACACTATGGTGACCCTTTTTCCTTAGCTATAGCTTATCTAAAGCTAAGGGACAAGGATCTCACAGCAACATCACTATGATGCTGTGTTATCCCATTGTTACTGTATTATCCCATTGTTGTAAGGAAACTGAGTTTCGGTGTAAATACTAAATAGCGTCAAACGGATGTTGAGTTTtccgttttgttttcttttccccaaatttttccgTCGGAATAATATTATAGGTTAAAGAATaattaagagaagaaaaaaagagatataaTAGGTATGAAAATAAAGTTTTagtaaaaagaaaaacctaaaaaagattgTGTAAAACTATGAAAACCAAAAACGGATACCAAATTTCTATGTAAAATCGCACGGATACTTAGTAACTATTTCAATTGACAAATGGATACTAAGTTTCCGTAAAGTGAAAATCCAACGAAAACTCAGTTCCCGTATAATTTCCCTTAGTTACAAGGTGGATCAGATCTGATCAACTTTAAAGAATAACTAAAGGATATCGCTACTCTAAAGCAATATGGAATACCATAGTGGTTGGATTGCACTACAATTAAGCTATATAGCGAAGCGAAATCACTTACCGCTTGTCCTTAAAAATTGTCTACCAACACAGCTTAAAATAGTGTGAGATAGCCCGTGCCGGTACGGCACGGGTCATTCCCTAGTATAGCGTTACATAATTCAATTCGTCTAAAATTACTAGGGTCTTTAGGGTGACTATATTTGGGaatgagaaaaaggaaagttttattAAGTTTTGGATGAACCACTGATGGGTCGGTACTACCGGAAGAACATTCTCGGACTTGCAAAGTCTTAGCTTACCATGTATTTTCTATTCCAATTCCCATTCCCATTTTTTTTACCACGTATTTAGCTTCTTCTTGGGCTGCGTAAAACTAGGTTCACGTTAACACTGGGGCGGATATGCGGGTCTCCCTCCCTCCCACCACTATATATTTATATAGTACCGATGTTTCTCCCAATAATATAAGTTAGGTCGATTTTAACTGAAGCGACAAGCCAAATTCAGAGAGAtcagaaatcaaatcaaaatcatgcCTCACCTCGGACCTCATTTTACTTACCTACAGATGATAGCTGAAGCAATTTCTTATTTAAAAGAAGGAACTGGATCAAGTGAACATGCAATTGCAAAATTTATTGAAGAACATTATGAAGGAGGAACTCCtcaaaatttcagaagaaaactgAAATTAATGTTAAAGAAATATGTAAGTTCTAGAAAGTTAGTGAAAATTAAGAATTCCTATAAGATGCCTGTAGCTGAATTGAAGATtgagaagaaaggaaagaagaaagagagaaagaaacagAAGAAAGTCATGGGTATGAAAGCTAGGGTTAAATTCTTAAATTTCTAACCATGCATCTTGTTAAAAATATGTCATCGCAACAGAAAGAAGCGCAAGAGAAATCATGGATGACTTGACGCAAATACAAGAGAAGCTTGACGAGGTGAAACATGTTGTTCCTGGCTATTTATACCTTTTGCTACGGTTTATTTCACTTTATGCGTTACTTATACAGGTTAACAAGAGGACACTTCACGAAATGCGGAAAGTGAAGCAGAAGTATGAGAAGAAGGTGTGGGAGGAGGAAGCAGAGAAAAAGTGTGGGGATACCTTGAATTGCCTTGGGAAAAGGAAGAATATTATAGAATTAATTCCAAACTTCTGGTCAACTGCGGTTGGTGTGATCTTCCTTCACCCATTATTCATTTTCTCTAAGATTTGGCTTGGTCCGCAGTTTACATGTTGATTATAGTGCCTTACTGACATGTATATGCCTGTTTGGCTTGGCAATTTTATCATTTGCAGTTTCTGGGTTTACCTTCGCTTCGAAAACTCTTGACTGAAGAAGACAAGAAGGTTTAGCTCTGATACGTGAACTGAAATTTATTTACTATATATGATTATGTTTCATGATGTTCCCTTTGATACATGTGATGATTTCCCCTAATTTGTATATGTCGAGGGCTTAGTTGTCGAAACCTGACATTCTAATCTGTGAATGTTTGACACTAACATCTACTGCTTTTGTATTTGATGCAGATAATGGGATATCTAAAAACTGTGGATGTGAGTGACTGTTTGCATGTCAAATCTGGGTTCACTATAACTTTTGTGAGTTTCATCTATGTTCCCACATCTCCTATATTGAATTTAAACAGGTGCAACATCTAAATATCCTTAGGCCAGTAGTCAGAAATTGTGCAAATGTTTCTCCGCACTCAATGGTTTTATTGAATTAAGGATATAAATTTTGATTGCAGGAATTTGAACagaatgcattctttgaaaatgtTAAACTCTCAAGAGAATATTCGTTCTCCCACAAAGGAATCATTGACACAAGTGGCACTGAGATCAAGTGGAAGGACAAGGTGAGGAAAATATATGTGCAACAGTACTTTTACATTAGATTGCCTATATGTTTCATAGAATTTTTACTTGTCATTTTTGTGTGTCAGGGCATTACAACTGGACCCGAAGCTGATGTTATTGAAAAGGGTAGTGAGCAGTCCAGTACTGATGTGCGCAAAAGGTTTGTTGACTTTTTCATGCTAGGCTTCAGGAAGAGAATATGATTATGATGCTGTTCACTGTAATAAGATTGTTTATATGGTTATGTTGGTCCATATTGGCTGATTGGCAATTAAGGCTTCATTGAGAGTTGAGTTTGTAGACTATTTTTCTTGGAAAATCCTGTTAATCATCAGTTAACATTGTATACAGTTATGCCATGCTGACTTGTTAAGTCATTTTTTTTTCACATCAACATTAATGAATACATCCTTCCTCTCATGGATAACTTGCAGCATCGAACCTTAGTTTTTGCATCCTTTCTTTGACACCTTGGCATTCACTGCTCGAGGTAGTACAGTAAGGCTGTGGATGCTTTCTCTTGAATTTTATAGTTAGCAGTAGTTGACACACTGACCTTGTTTATACCAGTTTGAGATATATGAATTGAGATGTTCTTGAAGTCATTATTTACTTACTTCCCATAGCTTAATTTTGTATGAGTAGTATTGCTCAAGCCTCAAAGGGACAAGGCAGTTTGCCTTCTCTGTCCAGCAAGGgatcaaagaaaattttggttctgTATTCATTTTGGTATGTTATTTTAGCTGTTTGGATGCATGAATCCAAATTTAAGGTCTTTGCACAAGGTATGCTCATCCTCTGTATGTTTTAGTGATTGCAGCTTTCTGGCATGGTTCTCTGACCATCTCGCCAAAGATCAAGATCGTGATGAGGTAAATATTTTTTCTCTACAAGTTTTGAGCGTGTAAGATGCAATGCCACATCGTTATTGTATTTGTAATTGTGATCCCGAAAAAAGGTGTTGGATTCACATGGTGGAAGACTTCCGTTTTTGCCCTCTTTAATTATTACtgattccttttccttttcctgtTCTGTCACTCGCTCACTTACGTTGCAGCATAAGTTGCAATCTTGAATCATTATTCTGTTGCCAACTAGTTCTGAAAAATGCACTGGACCCAGATGGTGTAAAGACTTCCTTTTTACCTTTCTTGTTTTGTTGCTGGCTCGCTTATGCTGCAGTATCATGCTTCTGTTGCTATTTGCTAATTATACTTGTGAAATACGCACTGGACCCTGATGGTGGAAGGTTTCGTTTCCTTTTTACTTCCTGATATCATACCATTACCTATTCTGTTGTTTGTTCTCCCAATTCCTGCAATTTTATGTATTGATGAAGCAAGTGATTCACAATTCTGGTGGagctctttttttttctcatgcATGGCATGTTCTGTCGACCTGCAGGTAGCTGAAAAAATAGCATATAGTCTATGGCCAAATGCTCCGGAATACTTTAAGAACGCAACCCCAACCTCGGTCAGTAATTATTAGTACTCATTCTTCTTTTTCGAtgttaatttttagttttttaagtttattttttcggcatattttgttttgatttatttctgtgagataataaGGCCTGATAAATCTGAGTATCCGGCGAGGGATTTCACAGTAACTTCAAATACTGAGAAACTAAATTTTAGGGGATCGCTGTGCACGGGACTGACCTAAATCAGTTCAGTTGCACACTTGCTTGGGTCTGATGTAGCTCAACACTCATAGGTATGACCCTTCGGGCATTAGTCTGTCTTGATATGTTGAACCTTAGGGGATTTCTGGTAATTGCATATGTACCTTAATCTAGCCATGCGCTGTTTTTATCAATTAGTCCTTTTTATAAACATTTAACATTCTGCTGTTTGTTTCGCACCATATTATCTGGATTTCATCATTTGTTTCTCTATGGTTTTGTACTTTACTACTCATTTGTGTTCTCAACCAAAAGCAACGAATTATTTATCCTTTTCAATAGGGATCAGTATCCACTGATTCCACATTCCAACCAGAACAAGCAATATTCTTCACAGAAAGCCTTTAGCCATGGAGGCATTGGAGTGAGCATAGTTTCTAACCAATAGGCATTGTCATTCCTAGATCCTGGATAACACTGATCAGTATGAGTATCACAGAatcttccttgaatttgtttctTTCACTCTCTgaattatttttggaatttttgcAGGTTTCTATGGCATCAGTCGAACATGTAGATGAAAATGGGCTTCCTATTTCTGATAACACAACTAAATGCCATCACCGAAAGGGTGCATTGGTAAGTGATGAACTTACTCCGATCTGTTCTCTCTTAAATTTTAGGAAAAAATTGATCCATCAATTCAGATTAGTAAGTTAATGCAATCTTTTTGTAGAAATTATATGATTTACCATCTAATTATATTCAATCCTCTCTAGGTGAACACCAAGTTGAAGGAATTGATGGAAGTACATGCCGAGTTTGTAAAGGTGAGATATAAATTAAGTGTAGCTATCTGATTCCTGCATTGTGCTAATTATATTGCTTGATTTTAGTTTGAGCTTTAGGGTTCATGGTGCagatttattttatatttaataatTTATGGTCGGTTTTAAAAGGGGTGCATGGTGGTCACAGATAGGTTTTCTTTCGGTTATCTTTTGGGGTGTGATTTCTCGTGCTGCATATTCATTGTTACCATGGGATCTCCCACCCCTCCCACTCAACCCACTCAACTAGTATGAGTAGTATTCTTACAAATTATGGGAAGTTTAAACTTGCACTTTCCATGTGGAATTGTTTGCTTGAACATTGTACATATTTTCTAAAAAGTTGTTATGTAAAACATCTATTGGTTGCTCCCATTTTTCAGTTATTTTCATGTTTTTACATGTTCATTTTTGTTTGTGGGTGATTTATGTAGGCCAAAGAAGCGGCACTCAAAAATAGGTGGGATCTTGAGCAGAAGTATGACTTAGAGGTAGAGGTCGAAGAGAAGGTATTGCGTAAGCAGAAGAGAGAAGTGTGCAGATCTATCTACGACAGAAGGAGTGAGACAATCAAAGACATTCCTTATTTCTGGCTAAATGCTGTTCGTAAATCTATCCTTCCATACCATTTATTTTCTCAGTATATCGGAGTTTGTGATACTCAGTTGATGTGTCTTCTGTAGTGTTATACTGACACCTCTATCACCTGGCTTCCCAATGTTTGTTTTGCAGTTTATAAGTCATGGTGCACTTGCCGATATATTGAGTGAAGAGGATCGTAAGGTTTACGAATTTCCTTCTCCTTTGAGGGAATTTCTTCTATTTTCCAAATATCTTTAATGATTAACCATCTGAACCTGACATTGTAATCCGTCGTGGCCTGATATTTGCATAACACTCTTTATGTGATTCAGATATTCCGGTATTTAGAGTCTGTAAATGTTGAAGAAACTGAAAATCCAACACTTGTGTATACGATTACTTTAGTGAGTTTTCTCGATATCCTGACCCCTTATTCTTGTTCTTGATGTGTGAAGCTTCTGTTAAGTTTTCTTTTCAGTATTTGAGACTCTTTCTTGATCACAGAACTTTAATAAGGGAAATCCATACTTCGAAAATGCAAGTCTTAGAAATACTTTTTCAGTCGAAGGAGTCGGCACGAAGGGTTGCACTATCAAGTGGAAGGATAACTTTGTAAGTGATACTTATTATTTCTGCGGTGATTAAACTTGATTCATATTTGTAtaatatttattttcattttctttttgaaaagGGAAATGGACATGGAAATCCTGGTGATGGAAATGCGAGGTTAGTTACGTGTCATTGTTATCTTTTGGGCTTTAACCTCGcacattttttatttgtttatttatttcctaaagtctaaaaaataataaaatcctaGCAAAGAAGACAACTGTCAAGGGAAGTGGAAGCTGACAGGCACACAACTCTTGACACGAGTCTTCATAACTCCTTATCCTTCTTCCTCTTCTTATTTCCATAATGGTTAGGAAATTTACTAAAAAGATTATGCTTTTTGTGATAAAAGTTTCATATAGATATATTAGTTGTGTTTATTTAATATATACATCATGAGGCAACACTTTGATAACACTTGAAAGCAGCACTTTGCGCTTCAGTCGGAGTTCTTTGCTTTGTTGAATATTCTTTTAAACATTGATTTCCCAAAACATTTGTGTCTTTGCAGTTTCTTTACTTGGTTCTGTAGCTGCGGCTATGTTTCAGAAGGGAATCTTGATGAGGTGATATCTCTCCCCTTTCTCAAATTTCAAGCTATGATAGTTGCAATGTCAGATCACAGTAGACGTGTGCATACAAGAAATTTGTAAACAGATTAATTTCCAAATTGCTTATTCACTTCGGTGGACTTGTTTCCTTTGTCATCTCATTATAGCTGTTAATTTAGCTCGTGTTGTTATTGCAGGTGGCAGAAGTAATTATTGAGGATTTGTGGCCAAATGCAATCAACTATTATTTTAATGTGAGTTTCTTTGCCCTTGCGTTGCGTTTAGACTGTTTAACCATGGGCTCATATATCCCAGCGCTGATAAATTATACTCCCTCTGTACCACATACATAGGCGGATTGTTaaaatctcttagattaagattttctttttgatttcataaatATTCATGGTCTTTCCTGTATTACCCTTTATTATATTCCCTAAGTTAGAGACATAAACTCAACTGTGATGATAACCAAGCAACATaaataagggtaaaatagttaaAAGTCATCTTGAAATTGTCACTCCGCCTATCTAATTGGTACAAGGAAAATGCAATATTcggcctatataataggtacggagggagtagtCCAGAAGTAGTTATCCCTGAAATTAGTTTCCTTACAGCCATGATAGAGCATATTCATTGTTTGTTTAACTTTAAACGGCTAAAGTTGTTCAAGTTATTTGGTGTGACTTTAATTCATTCAACGACTAGATTAACCagacttatttttgtttttcttcgaaTTGTATCCCtgaatttgtttattttattaacAACCATGATTACGTATGAaagtttatgttttttctttggTTTAATTGATTTTTGGTACTTATATTTTGTCCAACTTTAGTGTTTGGTCTTACATTTGTCCGTTAAATATTGACTTctgtttagaaaataaaaaaagaaataaattgtTAAAGCAGCTGCAATTAATCTATAGCCTATAGGCAATTACTACGTAATTATCTACCCCATCTGGTATTAATTAAAAAACCCAACTCTAATTTCATCTTCTGGTGTTGATGAAATTGATGCTAAACTTAAACTTTCAATACCCAACGACATCTGAATACTATTCAATCATATTTAATCTCTGTGTTGTTGATAATATTGTTAATGGATCATTTCAGAAGAAATATGAAAGGAAGGTGGTGTTTGTTTGCAgccgtctggatctgagtcgtctggatctgagtgaaatcacctgactcatctggatctgactcactaaggtctgagtcagaaaatatgtttgttttgtgagtcagatctgactcagctGAGTGGATTTTTTGGACAGAAAATGCCCTTGTGCACATTTCAAACAACTTGTTCACTACCATTCTAACAACCTAAAACTTCAACACATGAGCAAACTTTAGCTATATGAGATTTTTAATTCCATAAAACAACTTCTCTAAACAGAAGTTGTAATTTAATAAATTACAACTTGTTCACTACCGGTCTAAACAACTTCTCTTTTTGATGGAATTAAACATTACCAAACAACAAAATATAAAGACTTCATTCCTACAAACATAAAAGAAGCAGAAGCAACAAAATCTAAAAGAGGCTAGCTATCTCATCacgtaagttgttcatatatatCTGCTCTTGTCGTCCAAACAGACGAGGTGCATTTTCTTCCGTTTCCGCTTCCACTTCGACTTCCACCTGTGTCTCATTCATATCAAATGTCTCATTCTCATATTCTTTAAATAGCCAATCATCCAATGCATTACGACGTAGAAAGTTATGTATTGACATGCAAGCAATGACGATATCCCTTTGAGTCTCAAATGAGTAAGAAGGCATTTTACTTAAGACGGGAAATCTTATTTTCAATACCCCGAATGCTCTCTCAATCACATTCCTCAATCGAGCATGGGCTTGATTAAACTTCTCTTCTTTTGCTGTTGGAGGTACTCTTCGATAATCACCTATCCAATACCTTATGTTGCGATACGGACACATAAACCCCTGTGTATGAGAGTACGCAGCATCACATAGATAGTATTTTTCTACAAATTTTCAACAAAAACATTATGAAGTTGAACAAAAACATTAGGAAGTAGTAATGGTTACTAAATGACAAGCCAatataatcaaaataaattacacaGCTCAATGGAGCCTAACAGAGGATGAAACCAAAATGATTAGCAAAGGGCACAATGAATGATGAGAGACTGGGTATGTATCTCTTATTCCTTTATAACCAAGAATACAATTCAGATGAAACTGTGCTTAGGGGATATTACCTACACAGTTTTGACAAAAGCCTTATTCACCTTTCTATGAAATGAGGGTTCTTTTTGACAAAAGCCTTATTCaccaaaagactacaaagaagaTAGCTAAAATAAAAAAAGCGGAAGACAAACAAAGAAATCCACATCAGGCATCTCTACTCTATCCCTTGCAGAAATGCAGATCTGAGAAAGCTTACACTTTAACTACAACATCATATATTCTAACACTGGTAAGTTTGGTGGGTAGTTTAACAGGTGGTTCAAAGAACAGATTCCCCATCCCAACAGGCGCAGGGGTGGCCTGAAATAAGTAGAGTTCGATATTGTGATCAATTGATGAACACTACACACAGCCTAAGATGGAAAATACTTGGACTGAATGTTATAATGGCAGCACAGTTTATTTTTCCTACAATTCAAATATATAAGAACGCAGTGCACAAGAATCTAAATAAAATTGAGTAAAGAAAACAAACCCAATGCAGAAAAATTGGACTTAAAATAGAGATATTACCTGGTGGAGGTAGAGGAAACTTGAAAGATGGATCACGCACTGCCTCGGTCAACACTCTCGAGTCATGAGCAGTGCCTTCCCATCCAACCACTACATACAAAAAGTACATATCCCAATCACATATCGCAAGCACGTTTTGGCTACATTCTCCTCTTCCCCTTCCTCTATACGGTGTTTGCTTCTCGACTGGAATGCTGACACTAATTAGAGTGCCATCCAATGCACCAACAGCACCTTTGAAAGCACCTTCTCTAAGACGTTTATTCCTTTTTGTTATAGCTGGCTTATCAAATACATTTGGTGGAGGAACTAGGACTTCAGCAGACCATTTCTTCATAGCAGTCAACACTTCATGAAAATACTTACTAACTGTTTCACCTGAATGTTGAAAGTGATATAAAATTACACGATTCCTACAATTGTGCCCGATTGTGTATAGAAACATTGCCATCTTCTCCTCTACTTCTAAATACTTGCTATCCTCTAAAAGTCCTTTGGCTCGGAATTCATTGCATAATTGAATAAAAGGAGCCTTAGTCATTCTCAATAGGTTGTACATATTCCTCGGATTTCCTTCTAACAGATCTTGGGTGAAATCCTTTCTTGTTAAAATTGACTTCTTGTACTTCGGGAGTACACGCCGCTTACCCTTTTTAAGTTGCTTCACTAACAAACATAAAGCTACCAGTTGAGATAGTAAGGTCTTCATTTTTCTGAAAACAACAAGTAGATGGAAGCATTATGAAGTAGTAAGCCTCTGAAAAATAGAGGAAGGCATTACACAACCACATAAGAAAAAAAACGAACCAAAATTTACCGTCTTTTTCTTGGCGGCTACAGGGGTCTTAACACCTCTTTTGGGAGTCTGCAAAAGCCAGATGTCAGAATATTAATCAAAATAAGACTTCTCCATTGAATCACATCACCTAAACAATTGTATAAATCAAATAAGTGATGTGATTAATTACCAAGAAATCCTAAGAAACTACTGTCAGATGAATGAAGACATCATATATAAGTACTTGCCTGTATTTAGGTGCTTCCCTTCTCTACATAAAACCCACTTCCTTGTAGCCTTCTCAATCTGCAACGTAATGAAAGAAAATTGTTACAACACACTGACATATTAAACATAACCAGCAAGCAATTAAATATAAACAACAAGCAATTAAATATAAACAGCAAACATAACTTCAATACTGATTCATTCATTAACTTCAACAAATACTAATTCAGTCATTCAACATTCAACACAAATTAAAACCCGATTAAGTAATTCAGTCATTCAACATTCAACACAAATTCTACTGTTTAGCAACTCATAACATCTCTGACTATTTCCTAATTCATAAATTTCAACGTTCTTCTAAAATTTTGTGTGCAAAGGCAACACGAAGCTCATCGCTTTTCAAACTGACAAACAATTTCTGCCAACCAGGCATCTCTGAAGCTTTTAGACTAATGCTCAAATACTCATCCATTGTGATGCAATCAGTCTCAAGTAGATTATCTAGAGCTTTCATGAATTCTGCTGCGTTATCCTTTTCTAGAGCAAGTTTTTTATGTTGAAGATGAGCCTCCATTGATGTGACAATAGAACAAAATAAAATTTTCTGAATACAAAAGATATCTAAGTAGAGGGACTTacaaaactgaaacagtctcttacCTTGTCTAATTCAGACCATTGTTCTTCGCTCCAATCAAAAGTGTTCGTCTCCGCGTTGTACCCATGCCCGGTTCTTGCTAAGAGACGAGACCAAGTGACATATTGGGTGCGCAAGTAATCCCAGTGGTTTCTCAATTTCTTTTGGGTGATAGTGCAGTCATACTTCTCAGAAAAGAATTTGCACAAATTTCCCCACGAAGTTTGCTTCAAAGAAGTTCCAGAAAACCCATGCTCAGTAGCTTGTGCCAAACATTGGTCAATAAATAACCCTCTAAATTCTGGAACGCTCCTAAAAGTTATCTTATTtgctttttcatcttcttttttctccATAGAGAACTAGCATAAAGTAAAACAATACAAGACGTGGGTAATTTGAAACAGAAGAGAGTGTGCTAGCTACTGAGAAAGTAAACAGAGTATGTACATTGTTATTTTATATGTAACGGGAGAAAGGCCGAGCAGAAAATACCTGCTTTAGGATCCAGTGATGGCAACAAATGTCTGCGTACTGAGCTAATATATAAGGTTGTATGCGAACTATCCCTGCAATGCAGCCAAACAACATTTATTTCATAAATGTATAAAGACTTTGATTCTTAGCTCTCAATCTATCACTAGATTGTAATAAAAGTGAAACAACATAAAAAATCATCACATATAAAAATATAAGTTCTCACAAGTGACCATACATACTAGAGCTTATCAATTTCATAATAAAAGTGAAATTATTAACTCACAGTTATACTCATCACGCTAAACGAATAGGTTTAATAAGAAAAGACTTGGTTGTCTTTAATTATCTGTCCGATGAGTAATCTGATGTGTGTCTAATTTATGGAAGACTTCTGTTCTTTCCATCAAAACTATCTTAATCAGAAGATAAAGTGTCGTTCAAACCCAATAACCCCCATATTTCCGCGGTTATACTACTGCCTTAATTAACAACAACTTTTGTTAATTTATGTACAAGACTAAAGTTGCAGTGGGGTACAATCAAAATTTGAAACTTGTCTTCAAAATTTGAAACTTTTGTTAACCCTTGAAATTGTCAAATGCAATATACAAATATTCCTAAAACTTTTAATAAGACATATAACCATTATGCATATTCAGTATTTACCAAACAAGGAATTTATATAAGCGATTATTGGGTTTGTTGTTAGCCATGAATGAAGACTCAAACATTTTACAATGCGAACAAACCATAGTTAACTATTTTGTAAGCGGTCtttcgaacaaaaaaaaaaaactattctgTAAGCGCAATCATATTTATTTGTAGGCAAAAGAATAGGTATGGAATCATTTTCTCACAAATCTATGACTATATATATGCATGCAAGGGCATATTTAGACCAGTGTTATCTTGGGGATGCTAGCCGAAATGTCGTCTGCAGAATATGATTTTGAGTTGTTCCTAGAATGTTCTAAAGGGTTGAGCTTAGTACTCAATCCTGGTATGCTTCCTGCAAAAAACTCAGGTTGTGAAGGAGATGCCAGAGTGATTGAGTAGCTACTGAGCATCAAAATAACTGAAGACATGGTGGGTCTGTCTTCGATATTATCTTGCACACATAACAATCCAATATGTATAACCCTAATTCTTGAAATAACCCGTTGTTTCAAGGGTTTTGTGCATAATGGTTATATGTCTTAGCTCTGTTCTACACATAACTGGGTGAAACAACATAAAAAACCATCAACaaacataaaaatgaaacccCAACTATAAATCTAccaaaatatacaaaaaaaaaaacttgtttaaCTGATTTTAACAAAATACAGAAAACCCTAACTATCAATCTACCAaaatacacacaaaaaaaaaacaactaatcgATTTAATCAAAAATACACACAACCGTAACTATCAATCtgccaaaacacacacaaaaaaaagacatcattaatcgatttaaacaaaatacacaaaaccctaactttcaatCTACCAAACCCTAACAATAATAGCATCACCAATCGATTTAAACAAAGAAAAACCAAACCCAAATCATCATCCACAACTTGTAATCAGATCTGTCTGAAGAAAGAGAGAGAGGACGAGTGGATGTGAGATATTCTTCAGATCTGTCTGAAGGATAAAACCCATGTTCCAAATCACATAAAACCCATACGAAAATGAATATGGATGAAGAATTATACCTGAATATGA
This DNA window, taken from Papaver somniferum cultivar HN1 chromosome 3, ASM357369v1, whole genome shotgun sequence, encodes the following:
- the LOC113358594 gene encoding uncharacterized protein LOC113358594 isoform X6 — protein: MDDLTQIQEKLDEVNKRTLHEMRKVKQKYEKKVWEEEAEKKCGDTLNCLGKRKNIIELIPNFWSTAFLGLPSLRKLLTEEDKKIMGYLKTVDVSDCLHVKSGFTITFEFEQNAFFENVKLSREYSFSHKGIIDTSGTEIKWKDKGITTGPEADVIEKGSEQSSTDVRKSFLAWFSDHLAKDQDRDEVAEKIAYSLWPNAPEYFKNATPTSVSMASVEHVDENGLPISDNTTKCHHRKGALVNTKLKELMEVHAEFVKAKEAALKNRWDLEQKYDLEVEVEEKVLRKQKREVCRSIYDRRSETIKDIPYFWLNAFISHGALADILSEEDRKIFRYLESVNVEETENPTLVYTITLNFNKGNPYFENASLRNTFSVEGVGTKGCTIKWKDNFGNGHGNPGDGNASFFTWFCSCGYVSEGNLDEVAEVIIEDLWPNAINYYFNVSFFALALRLDCLTMGSYIPALINYTPSVPHT
- the LOC113358594 gene encoding uncharacterized protein LOC113358594 isoform X3 yields the protein MDDLTQIQEKLDEVNKRTLHEMRKVKQKYEKKVWEEEAEKKCGDTLNCLGKRKNIIELIPNFWSTAFLGLPSLRKLLTEEDKKIMGYLKTVDVSDCLHVKSGFTITFEFEQNAFFENVKLSREYSFSHKGIIDTSGTEIKWKDKGITTGPEADVIEKGSEQSSTDVRKSIAQASKGQGSLPSLSSKGSKKILVLYSFCDCSFLAWFSDHLAKDQDRDEVAEKIAYSLWPNAPEYFKNATPTSVSMASVEHVDENGLPISDNTTKCHHRKGALVNTKLKELMEVHAEFVKAKEAALKNRWDLEQKYDLEVEVEEKVLRKQKREVCRSIYDRRSETIKDIPYFWLNAFISHGALADILSEEDRKIFRYLESVNVEETENPTLVYTITLNFNKGNPYFENASLRNTFSVEGVGTKGCTIKWKDNFGNGHGNPGDGNASFFTWFCSCGYVSEGNLDEVAEVIIEDLWPNAINYYFNKKYERKVVFVCSRLDLSRLDLSEIT
- the LOC113358594 gene encoding uncharacterized protein LOC113358594 isoform X4, with protein sequence MDDLTQIQEKLDEVNKRTLHEMRKVKQKYEKKVWEEEAEKKCGDTLNCLGKRKNIIELIPNFWSTAFLGLPSLRKLLTEEDKKIMGYLKTVDVSDCLHVKSGFTITFEFEQNAFFENVKLSREYSFSHKGIIDTSGTEIKWKDKGITTGPEADVIEKGSEQSSTDVRKSIAQASKGQGSLPSLSSKGSKKILVLYSFCDCSFLAWFSDHLAKDQDRDEVAEKIAYSLWPNAPEYFKNATPTSVSMASVEHVDENGLPISDNTTKCHHRKGALVNTKLKELMEVHAEFVKAKEAALKNRWDLEQKYDLEVEVEEKVLRKQKREVCRSIYDRRSETIKDIPYFWLNAFISHGALADILSEEDRKIFRYLESVNVEETENPTLVYTITLNFNKGNPYFENASLRNTFSVEGVGTKGCTIKWKDNFGNGHGNPGDGNASFFTWFCSCGYVSEGNLDEVAEVIIEDLWPNAINYYFNKYERKVVFVCSRLDLSRLDLSEIT
- the LOC113358594 gene encoding uncharacterized protein LOC113358594 isoform X2; this translates as MDDLTQIQEKLDEVNKRTLHEMRKVKQKYEKKVWEEEAEKKCGDTLNCLGKRKNIIELIPNFWSTAFLGLPSLRKLLTEEDKKIMGYLKTVDVSDCLHVKSGFTITFEFEQNAFFENVKLSREYSFSHKGIIDTSGTEIKWKDKGITTGPEADVIEKGSEQSSTDVRKSIAQASKGQGSLPSLSSKGSKKILVLYSFCDCSFLAWFSDHLAKDQDRDEVAEKIAYSLWPNAPEYFKNATPTSVSMASVEHVDENGLPISDNTTKCHHRKGALVNTKLKELMEVHAEFVKAKEAALKNRWDLEQKYDLEVEVEEKVLRKQKREVCRSIYDRRSETIKDIPYFWLNAFISHGALADILSEEDRKIFRYLESVNVEETENPTLVYTITLNFNKGNPYFENASLRNTFSVEGVGTKGCTIKWKDNFGNGHGNPGDGNASFFTWFCSCGYVSEGNLDEVAEVIIEDLWPNAINYYFNGNRDRKKESAIFKDCRLWAASISED